ATGAATTTGGACACTCCTTTAGTATATTTTTTAATACTTAATTCTAATTACACCGTTTGGTTTAACTATTTTCATTTGACAAGAAAGTCTTGCTTTTTCAGTGTTTGTTCCAGCACCAGCTTCAGCAATTACTTTTTTCTCTTTTTCGTTAATTTCAGAAATAAATTCCATACCTTGTTCAATTGAAACTAAACATGTTCCACATTGACCATCTCTACAACCAAATGGTAAAGCTGAACCAGATGCTTCAACTACATCTTGAATTGTACTTCCTGGTTTTACATTGATTGCTAAAAAATCATTTACTATTTCTACTCTTGTTGTCATTTTCTATTCCTTATTTTAATTTGAATGGTTTTACTAAAATATCACCTTTGATTAACATCATTGGTGCAATTCTGATTTTTGGGCTAATTGTGAATTGTTGGCATTGCTCTGCCTCTTTTGAACTAATAGCTCCAAGTTTAACTAAGATGTCTAACTCTTCATCTTCCATATAACTTGTTGGTTCTTCATTACTCAAGTTTTCAACAGAAATTAAACAATTAGAATAGTCACCATCAACTGCGAAAGGAATAGGAATCTTCTTTTCCTTTGCTAACCTAACAATAGGTTCACCTATCTTACCTTCGTACACTCCGTCAGTTTCCATGTCAAAATGCATAAAAATTACTTTTGCCATATTTTCCTCCTACCTTTTTTTAGACTTGTAATAAAACCTTATCAAGCCAAGTGATAAGGTTCTTTAAACCCTTTCATTTGACTTGAGAAGAAATACTATTTTGAGTAGTATTTCTCCCTATGTTTTCTCATAAATTCTAACTCTTCTTGAACTTCATCTCTATAATCTTCCATTGCAAGTAGTTCATGTTCCCTACAACCTACAACTTCAATAAGTGCATTTACATCTAAAAAATGTACTTCATACACTCTAATTACTTGTAAAAATTCCCCAATAGATTTGATATATCCAATTGCCCCTTTTTGAACCATAACTGTTCCAATTGGTGCATGAGGGTAAGTTCCATCATTTTTTACATCTTCAAGAAGTTGTACTTTTTGTCCTATACCAAATTTTGCAACTTCTTCATCTCTTCCTGAACGGTTCGCAGTTACGCTATCATGCAAAAAAGTATTTGCATCTACGATTTGTTTATGATCAACAGCCACAACTTCCTCCTGTAGATGATGAACTAGAACCACAAGAAGAACAACCTTCTAGTTTCCCAGTTTCATACATATTCCAAACTTCAGCTGCACTTGGAGAGTGCCCAGTTTTGTAATCTCCATAAACTCTTAAAAGAGAAAATTTTAAAAATTCTAAAAGTTTATTCTCTTCTGAAATAGAATCTAAACCTTTTTTTATCAAACTTCCATACTCTTTCATCATATGAAATCTTTTTACATTTATTAACTTTTGGTCAAATTCAATACCAAAAAAGTTAAAGAAATCTTCCGTATCTCTTAATTTATAAAATTCTTCTACAGTTCCCATAATTCATCCTTTTATAGGTCTAATTCGCCTTTTAATTGTTCTACCCAATTTTTAATTCTCTCTTTAGTTTTACCTTTTTCATTGTGGTCATCAATAGCTAAACCACATAGTTTTCCATCCATTTCAGCTAAAGAAAACTCATATTTATATTCATCTTTATCCACAAATCCAACAGCAGTTGCTCCTAAATCTGTAAAAGTTTTATATAGTTTCCCTAATGCTGAACAGAATTGTTCTCCATGTTTTACACTATCTCCTGCTCCAAAGAAAGCTACTGTTTTTCCAGATAAATCTGGCTTCTCATCTTGAAGTTCTAGTTGAACATCAACCCAAGAGAAATGAACATCTCCTTGTCCCCAAGTAGAACTTCCTATGAACAAAATGTCATAGTTTTGAAGTTGCTCTAAATCATCATAATCTTCTTCCATATTTATTACGTCATCTTCATCTATTTCAAACTCTTTAGCTAATGCTTTAGCTACTTTCATAGATGTTCCACCAGCTGTTCCACAAAATATTCCCATACTTGACATTTCTCAATCCTTATACGTTTTTATATTTATTGTAAGTTTCTTGTGCGTTATTTAGGTATTTTTCACCCTCTTTTTCTAAATCCTCATAAGTTCTAAATGAGAATCTATGCGCATCTTTGAAGAATTTTTCACAAATAACGATTTTATCTGTGAAAACAACAACTCTTCCAAAACCTTCGTGACTCATCTCCATAACAACAGAACACATAATTCCTGTTAGTTTTTCAAAGGCAAGTGCAACAGCTTGATAGATAAGTCTTATATCTTTGATTTGCATCTCATCAATATCAGCAATAATAGGGATATTTTTTAAATCCTCTTTTGTTTTGATATATTTCTCTTCTATTAAGTCTTTATCACTTTTATTTGCCCAAGTTCCAAATTGGTCTAAGGCTCTAATCTGACCAATTAATGTATCTATAAATAGTTTCTTAGCGTCCATTATGCAGCCTTTTTTTCAATGATTTTTTTAATAAACGGAGGTGGATTTGTATTTAGCATAGTTGTTAGTTTTTTTATTTCTTCTTCAATTGAAACACTCTCCTTATATTTGATAGGAAAGATTCCACTATTTATAATTTTTGCAGCTGCAATTGCTCCAATATTTGTAAAATAAACAATATCTATATCTTTTAAAAGTTCAACAGTTTTATCTGTATCTTTATCTTCAATTTTTATGATTTCGCAAACGTTAGTAAGGTCTTTCCCTATTTCATAAACAGCAAATTGCTTAGCACTTCCAAAATGTGAATCAATATTTTCTAAATCGCTAGTTGCAAAGGCAACTTTTAGATTACCAGTTGAGGGTTCATTTGATTTTATTTTAATGCTTTTCATGTGACATCCTATATTTATATATAAAGAGCTATATGCAATTAGTGTTCCACAACTTTTTTTGTTTTATTTTCCTATTGTAAAAAGATAAAAAATATTGTTTGAAGTCTCTAAAAACTCTTTAGAAAGGTCGTCAAAATAGGCACCTAGACCACTACAAGAGATATTTAGAAGAGTTGAACGAAGATATAAAATTTGTGAAATAAATCCACTTAAGATATATAAATAAAAAATATTTTCACTATTTTTTGAAGTAAAAAAGAGTGTAACTGCACTATCTCCTGAAAGTTTTTGATTTAAACCAAGTTTTGTTGCAATCTCCTTAAAATCGCCCTCTTTTTGAAGTTCTACATTTTTGTAAAGACCTTTTTTCATCTCTTTAATATTGTTATTTATAAAATAAATCTCTATTTCATATTTTTGTGCAAATTCAAAAATATCTTTTGTAATAAACAAAAACTCCTCTTTTGAAATCGGCTCTTTTTTAAAAGCTCTAATTGAACGGCGAGTATCTATCGCTTTTTGTAAATCCTCTTTTTTTATCCCTTTTAAGAACTCTATATTTGAAACAATAGGAAAATCATCTTTTAAAGAATTTTCATAAAACTCTTCGATAAACTTCTCTTTTAACTGGTAATCACAAGCGCATACATTTACTATTTGAGTTCTTAGTTTTTTACACTCCAACTCTTTATGTATTTGAGTAAAAACAGAAGTATAAAAGGCTTCAAAATTATCAAATGAAAAATCTTCATTTAAACTCTTTTTATCAAAATTAAAATTTATATTAAAAGGTAAATTTTCAAGCTCTAAAGCAGCATAAATAGAACCCAAAAGATGACCACTGTCAAGTAAAATATATCTTATAGCTCTTTTTTCATATTTCCAAGCTGAACGAAAATAGGCATTACTTATTAAGAAGATGATTTTTTTTTGAGTTTTATCTTCAAAATAAAATTCAACTCCATCATTACTTAATTCATGGATTAAAGTGAGCCTATTTTCAAGTGCTTCATAGTGATAAATTCCATTTACTAAAGATTTTATTCCACGAAGTTGAATATAAATTTCACTTGGATATAAACCACCAGCACTTGGATTTGCTCTTAAATCTACTTTCACATTTCCATAGGTTTTAGATGCTGTAATTTTCCCAATATTTTTGATAAATTTTAACTCTTCAAATTCATCTAAATCATAAGATAAAAAAAAAGTTGGGAATTTTTTAAAGGCTCTTGGTTGAGTTCTATAATCTATAAAACTAGAGCCTGTTAGATATTTTTTTGCATTAATATCAGTTTTATCATAAAACTTTTGCATTTCTTAATAGTCTTACGATATTAGAAGTAACCGCCAAATCAATTGCTTTAAAACCATCTAAACTTTTTAACTCTTTATTTGCACCATAATCCAAAAGAAGTTCTACAAATCTCTCTTTTCCTGCACTTGCACAATACATCAAGGCAGTTACATTATTTACATTTTGTGAATCTATATCAATTCCTGCTTTTATCAAAGCTTCAAAACACTCATAAGAGTTTGCAAAACATGAGTTCCAAAGTGCAGAATTTCCATCAACATTTTTGATGTTTAAATCAACTCCTAAAGATAAAAGTTCATTTACTAACTCTATTTTTCCTTCACGACAGGCTTTCATAAGAGCAGAGTTTCCATATTTTCCAACACTATTTAAGTTTGTTAAATCATACTCATTCTCTTCTAACCATTTTTTTAATTCACTTGTCATTTTAAACACCCATCCAATTTTCGTGTGTGTGCCCTTTTGGTTTGAAGTTTACAACTTCATTTAAAGTAATAGAAAACTCTTCCATTTTAAAATCATCATCTAAATCAGTTGGAATCTCTTTATATTTTATAACTCCCTCTTTATCAATCACAAAAATAGAGTTTGCAAGCATAGAGTCATTTATATTTACTCCAAATTTATTTGAAAAATCAACAAAGTCATTTGAGATAAAACTTCTATCTAAAGCAAACTTTTCAGCAACATCTTCAATAATCTCATTTGCACTTGAAGTGATGATATAAGGAAAAACTTTTCTTTTTGTGCTGTTTATTATTTGGTGTAAGTCAGAGTCGTATTTATTTACATCATTTAAAGTAATCATAACTTGAACAGAAGGTGCCATAAGTCCAATCACTTTTACCTCATCATTTAACATTTTAACTCTAATTGCAGGTGCTTCACCCTCAACTTTTCTCTCTTTTTTACCTAAAGTGTAACTATTATTTTTGTATGTGATTTCCATTTATAAAATTTCCTTGTGTATTATTTGACAATCTTTATTTATCATCATTATTGACCTAACTAGATTGTTTTTTTCATCTTTTAGATTAAATGTTTTTGCAAAAGATGTAAAATCATTTGAGATATATGATTTATTTAGTTCATATTTTTGTGCTAACTCTTCTATCTCATTTTTTGAGCTTGAAGTTATGATAAAACACTCAATTTTGTCCTTTGAAAAATTTATGCTCTCTTTTAATTTTTCATTAAACTCTAAAATATTTGGTAAAGATAAAATAACTTGAGCTTGCAATTTTGGAAGACCAAGTAGTTTTGTACTTTCGTTTAACATTTTTATTGGTGTAATTGGAACTAATTGAAAATTTGGATTAATGCTCATGGTTAACTCCATATTTGTGATGATTTATCAAATTTGCCAATTCAAAAAGTAAATAAGCACTTCCTTCATATAAAACATCATTTTTAAGTTGATTTCCTAAACCTTCAAAGTCAGGAAAACCTCTTAACATCAAAGCTTTTTTATGTTTTATAGTAAGTCTTTCCCCATGGAAATTTGATATTAATAGATCACTTTCTTGCAAAAATGATTCCACATCTTCAAAATCTCCAATTAAAAGATTTTCACATGGGATTTCATCTAATAAATCATTTCTATGAGTAGTAACTATAGCTTTTATAGTTGCACCTGCTTCAATAATCGTATTTGCAATACTTATTGCTTGGTCAGGTTCAAGAGCTAATATTACTTTTGAACTTCCTATTGCAAAGTGAGTATCCAAAAGTGCATCTTGTAATCTTTTTCTCCATCGAACAATACTAGGGTGTGGTTGAGAGATTTTTTTTAGATTACATAACATCTTATAAAATTTATCACTTTGTTCTAAACCACCTAAAGAGTCAAAATGAAATAGATTTATATTTGCATTTTTTTCAAGCATTTTTTGCCCAGCTTTTTGAACACTTTGACCAACTGTTATTACAAGATGAGAAGTAGCAAGTTTTTTAATATCTTCAACACTTATCCCTCCACTACTTAAAGCTCCTTGTTTTAAACCTAAGTGACCATCAAGTGATTCACTCAAATCTGGAAGTGCAAAAACTTCATATC
The genomic region above belongs to Arcobacter ellisii and contains:
- a CDS encoding 2Fe-2S iron-sulfur cluster-binding protein produces the protein MTTRVEIVNDFLAINVKPGSTIQDVVEASGSALPFGCRDGQCGTCLVSIEQGMEFISEINEKEKKVIAEAGAGTNTEKARLSCQMKIVKPNGVIRIKY
- a CDS encoding nitrogen fixation protein NifZ, translating into MAVDHKQIVDANTFLHDSVTANRSGRDEEVAKFGIGQKVQLLEDVKNDGTYPHAPIGTVMVQKGAIGYIKSIGEFLQVIRVYEVHFLDVNALIEVVGCREHELLAMEDYRDEVQEELEFMRKHREKYYSK
- a CDS encoding nitrogenase-stabilizing/protective protein NifW; this encodes MGTVEEFYKLRDTEDFFNFFGIEFDQKLINVKRFHMMKEYGSLIKKGLDSISEENKLLEFLKFSLLRVYGDYKTGHSPSAAEVWNMYETGKLEGCSSCGSSSSSTGGSCGC
- a CDS encoding flavodoxin; this translates as MSSMGIFCGTAGGTSMKVAKALAKEFEIDEDDVINMEEDYDDLEQLQNYDILFIGSSTWGQGDVHFSWVDVQLELQDEKPDLSGKTVAFFGAGDSVKHGEQFCSALGKLYKTFTDLGATAVGFVDKDEYKYEFSLAEMDGKLCGLAIDDHNEKGKTKERIKNWVEQLKGELDL
- a CDS encoding NifX-associated nitrogen fixation protein codes for the protein MDAKKLFIDTLIGQIRALDQFGTWANKSDKDLIEEKYIKTKEDLKNIPIIADIDEMQIKDIRLIYQAVALAFEKLTGIMCSVVMEMSHEGFGRVVVFTDKIVICEKFFKDAHRFSFRTYEDLEKEGEKYLNNAQETYNKYKNV
- the nifX gene encoding nitrogen fixation protein NifX, which gives rise to MKSIKIKSNEPSTGNLKVAFATSDLENIDSHFGSAKQFAVYEIGKDLTNVCEIIKIEDKDTDKTVELLKDIDIVYFTNIGAIAAAKIINSGIFPIKYKESVSIEEEIKKLTTMLNTNPPPFIKKIIEKKAA
- a CDS encoding SagB family peptide dehydrogenase produces the protein MQKFYDKTDINAKKYLTGSSFIDYRTQPRAFKKFPTFFLSYDLDEFEELKFIKNIGKITASKTYGNVKVDLRANPSAGGLYPSEIYIQLRGIKSLVNGIYHYEALENRLTLIHELSNDGVEFYFEDKTQKKIIFLISNAYFRSAWKYEKRAIRYILLDSGHLLGSIYAALELENLPFNINFNFDKKSLNEDFSFDNFEAFYTSVFTQIHKELECKKLRTQIVNVCACDYQLKEKFIEEFYENSLKDDFPIVSNIEFLKGIKKEDLQKAIDTRRSIRAFKKEPISKEEFLFITKDIFEFAQKYEIEIYFINNNIKEMKKGLYKNVELQKEGDFKEIATKLGLNQKLSGDSAVTLFFTSKNSENIFYLYILSGFISQILYLRSTLLNISCSGLGAYFDDLSKEFLETSNNIFYLFTIGK
- a CDS encoding ankyrin repeat domain-containing protein, with protein sequence MTSELKKWLEENEYDLTNLNSVGKYGNSALMKACREGKIELVNELLSLGVDLNIKNVDGNSALWNSCFANSYECFEALIKAGIDIDSQNVNNVTALMYCASAGKERFVELLLDYGANKELKSLDGFKAIDLAVTSNIVRLLRNAKVL
- the nifN gene encoding nitrogenase iron-molybdenum cofactor biosynthesis protein NifN; translation: MEAISKKPLQLNPIKLSQPMGAMLFFLGIKNCMPLMHGAQGCASFTKVFFTRHFNDPIAVQTTAVNDITAVIDGGDYAISESIKNITKKVKPDLVGLFTTGLTETKGDDIKGATLLVKDQQLMVYVNTPDFEGSIESGFAKAVEATIDQLVEKDSEIDTNKALIIPNVNLKPIEIEKIKDTISLFGYEVFALPDLSESLDGHLGLKQGALSSGGISVEDIKKLATSHLVITVGQSVQKAGQKMLEKNANINLFHFDSLGGLEQSDKFYKMLCNLKKISQPHPSIVRWRKRLQDALLDTHFAIGSSKVILALEPDQAISIANTIIEAGATIKAIVTTHRNDLLDEIPCENLLIGDFEDVESFLQESDLLISNFHGERLTIKHKKALMLRGFPDFEGLGNQLKNDVLYEGSAYLLFELANLINHHKYGVNHEH